A genome region from Clostridium pasteurianum includes the following:
- a CDS encoding glycoside hydrolase family 65 protein has protein sequence MKKYFKLDPWNIIQDNFNDEDNRIAESIFSIGNGYMGQRANFEEDYSGNTLQGSYMAGIYYPDKTKVGWWKNGYPKYFAKVLNSTNWIGIKVKIDGENFDLSKCKVKEFKRVLNMHDGYLYRIVTAEFQNGKIIKIETKRFVSIVNKEIGALKYSITPVNFSGEVIFEPYLDGDIKNTDANYDEKFWDEVSKKIDSDRGYLLIKTKKSNFYLCSSMRYDIMRQGKRDTVAAENFGREKFIGSTVKLELEKNETVTLVKYVSNVTSRDFKVDDLISAGEKVLEEAYAKGFEVMADEQAAAWHEKWRESDIIIEGDVAAQQAIRFNIFQLNQTYTGEDDRLNIGPKGFTGEKYGGSTYWDTEAYCLPFYLATADKKIARNLLIYRYKHLEKAKENARKLGLKKGALYPMVTMNGEECHNEWEITFEEIHRNGAIAYAIYNYVNYTGDKSYLSEYGLDVLVEISRFWEERVNFSQDKNKYVILGVTGPNEYENNVNNNWYTNRLAVWTLEYTLKVLEALKSEATSEYKKVVKRLKIEDKEINKWNDIINNMYYPFDKKLNIFLQQDGYMDKEQLLVKDIDPKELPINQHWSWDRILRSCFIKQADVLQGLYFFQHLYDKDTIRRNFDFYEPRTVHESSLSPCIHSILAAKLDKKDKAYELYLRTARLDLDNYNNDTDDGCHITSMAGTWMSVVQGFGGLQVKNDMLSLNPFLPSTWKLFSFKVRFRDTLIKVTVDSDGIKIDNESKTEMKILVNDKIYDIHALKSITI, from the coding sequence TTGAAAAAATATTTTAAGTTAGATCCATGGAATATTATACAGGATAATTTTAATGATGAAGATAATAGAATTGCTGAGAGTATATTTAGTATTGGAAATGGATATATGGGTCAGCGAGCGAACTTTGAAGAAGATTATAGTGGAAATACTCTGCAAGGTAGCTATATGGCGGGAATATATTATCCTGATAAGACGAAAGTTGGATGGTGGAAAAATGGATATCCTAAATATTTTGCAAAAGTACTAAATTCTACAAACTGGATTGGAATAAAAGTTAAAATTGACGGAGAAAATTTTGATCTTTCAAAGTGTAAAGTTAAAGAATTTAAAAGAGTGCTTAATATGCATGATGGATATCTTTATAGGATAGTAACTGCTGAATTTCAAAATGGTAAGATAATAAAAATTGAAACTAAGAGGTTTGTAAGTATTGTTAATAAAGAAATAGGAGCATTAAAATATTCCATAACCCCAGTTAATTTTAGTGGTGAAGTTATTTTTGAGCCTTATCTTGATGGAGATATAAAAAATACGGATGCCAATTATGATGAAAAGTTTTGGGATGAAGTTTCAAAGAAGATAGATAGTGATAGAGGATACCTTTTGATAAAAACGAAAAAGTCAAATTTTTATCTTTGTTCTTCTATGAGATATGATATTATGAGGCAGGGTAAAAGGGACACTGTAGCTGCTGAGAATTTTGGAAGAGAAAAGTTTATTGGGAGTACAGTGAAATTAGAATTAGAGAAAAATGAAACAGTAACTTTAGTGAAATATGTTTCTAATGTTACATCGAGAGATTTTAAAGTAGATGATTTAATAAGTGCAGGAGAAAAGGTTCTTGAAGAGGCTTATGCAAAAGGTTTTGAAGTAATGGCTGATGAGCAAGCTGCAGCCTGGCATGAGAAATGGAGAGAAAGTGACATAATAATAGAAGGTGATGTAGCTGCTCAGCAGGCCATTAGGTTTAATATATTTCAGCTAAATCAAACGTATACAGGAGAAGATGATAGATTAAATATTGGACCTAAAGGTTTTACAGGTGAAAAATATGGTGGAAGTACTTATTGGGATACAGAGGCATATTGCTTACCTTTTTACTTGGCCACAGCAGACAAGAAAATTGCAAGAAATCTCTTGATTTATAGGTATAAACATCTTGAAAAGGCCAAGGAAAATGCTAGAAAACTTGGATTAAAAAAAGGTGCTCTTTATCCAATGGTAACAATGAACGGTGAGGAATGCCACAATGAATGGGAGATCACTTTTGAAGAAATCCATAGAAATGGTGCTATAGCATATGCAATATATAATTATGTGAATTATACAGGAGATAAAAGTTATTTAAGTGAGTATGGATTAGATGTATTAGTTGAAATATCTAGATTTTGGGAGGAACGAGTTAACTTTTCTCAGGATAAAAATAAGTATGTAATTTTAGGAGTAACAGGACCTAATGAGTATGAGAATAATGTGAATAATAATTGGTACACAAATAGGCTTGCAGTATGGACTTTAGAATATACTTTAAAAGTATTAGAAGCTTTGAAAAGTGAAGCAACCTCAGAATATAAAAAAGTGGTTAAAAGATTAAAAATTGAGGACAAAGAAATAAACAAATGGAATGATATTATAAATAATATGTATTATCCATTTGATAAAAAATTAAATATATTTTTGCAGCAAGATGGATATATGGATAAAGAACAGCTGTTAGTAAAGGATATAGATCCAAAAGAGCTGCCTATTAATCAGCATTGGTCATGGGATAGAATTTTAAGATCGTGTTTTATAAAACAAGCAGATGTACTTCAAGGTTTGTATTTCTTTCAGCACCTTTATGATAAGGATACGATAAGGAGAAATTTTGATTTCTATGAGCCTAGAACTGTACATGAATCCTCACTTTCTCCATGTATACATTCCATTTTGGCGGCTAAACTTGATAAGAAGGATAAGGCATATGAACTATATCTAAGAACTGCTAGGCTGGATTTAGACAATTATAATAATGACACAGATGATGGCTGCCACATTACAAGTATGGCTGGAACCTGGATGTCTGTGGTACAGGGTTTTGGAGGACTCCAAGTAAAGAATGATATGCTTTCACTTAATCCATTTTTACCAAGCACATGGAAACTCTTTTCATTTAAAGTCAGGTTTAGAGATACATTAATTAAAGTAACTGTAGATAGTGATGGAATAAAAATAGATAATGAAAGTAAAACTGAAATGAAAATATTAGTTAATGATAAAATATATGATATACATGCTTTAAAAAGTATTACCATATGA
- a CDS encoding sugar kinase, whose product MGKIVTLGEIMLRLSPAGYDRFVQAKQFNAFYGGSEANVAVSLANFGKEVSYVTKLPENAIAQCAINELRKYGVNTNDIVKGGNRIGLYFCENGESQRPAKLVYDRKDSAIAQAKREDFDWDKIFDGADWFHFSGITPALSEECAKITLDAVKAAKKKGLTISVDLNYRETLWDAATFSKAIRELLEYCDVALGSIEEAQMAIGENSNANCNDLLKKLVEKFNLKYATIILRNRFTAEDVDWTAVLYDGKDFYNSKKYDIHVVDNIGGGDAFAASLIYAITSKLSNQEIIEFATAGSCLKYSMNGDVNLSTADEVINLMNSDGSGKVSR is encoded by the coding sequence ATGGGTAAAATAGTAACTTTGGGAGAAATAATGCTTAGGCTTTCACCAGCAGGTTATGATAGATTTGTCCAAGCTAAACAGTTTAATGCATTTTATGGTGGAAGTGAAGCAAACGTAGCAGTCTCACTTGCCAATTTCGGTAAGGAAGTTAGCTATGTAACTAAGCTTCCAGAAAACGCAATAGCACAGTGTGCAATAAATGAACTAAGAAAATACGGTGTTAATACAAATGATATAGTAAAAGGCGGAAACAGAATTGGCCTTTATTTCTGTGAAAATGGAGAATCACAAAGACCAGCAAAACTTGTTTATGACAGAAAAGATTCTGCAATAGCACAGGCTAAAAGAGAAGATTTTGATTGGGATAAAATATTTGATGGAGCAGATTGGTTCCACTTCTCTGGAATAACTCCAGCACTTTCAGAGGAATGTGCAAAAATAACTTTAGATGCAGTAAAAGCAGCTAAGAAAAAAGGATTAACTATAAGTGTAGATTTAAATTACAGAGAAACTCTATGGGATGCTGCTACTTTCAGCAAAGCAATAAGGGAACTTTTAGAATACTGTGATGTAGCTCTTGGAAGCATAGAAGAAGCTCAAATGGCAATAGGTGAAAATAGTAATGCAAACTGCAATGATTTACTAAAAAAACTTGTAGAAAAATTTAATCTTAAATATGCTACAATTATATTACGAAACCGATTTACAGCAGAAGATGTAGATTGGACAGCTGTACTTTATGATGGAAAAGATTTTTATAATTCAAAGAAATATGATATACATGTTGTTGACAATATAGGAGGCGGCGATGCTTTTGCTGCATCACTTATATATGCAATAACATCAAAACTTTCAAATCAAGAAATAATAGAATTTGCAACAGCAGGATCATGTTTAAAATACAGTATGAATGGTGATGTTAACCTTTCAACAGCAGATGAAGTTATAAATCTTATGAACAGCGATGGCTCAGGAAAAGTAAGTAGATAA
- a CDS encoding spore coat protein: MNSTMMSTMTEKDFAEDALTSEKQLISSYSTGITESSCMNLRNVLANNFKSSEEMQYKIFDTMKQKGWYQTKDAPDNEVQQVKNDACNLSKDIR; encoded by the coding sequence ATGAATAGTACAATGATGTCAACAATGACTGAAAAAGATTTCGCAGAAGATGCATTAACTTCTGAAAAACAACTAATATCATCTTACAGCACAGGAATCACTGAATCTTCATGTATGAATTTAAGAAATGTTTTAGCTAATAATTTTAAAAGCAGCGAAGAAATGCAATATAAAATTTTCGATACTATGAAACAAAAAGGCTGGTATCAAACTAAAGATGCCCCTGACAATGAGGTTCAACAAGTTAAAAATGATGCCTGCAATTTATCAAAGGATATAAGGTAA
- a CDS encoding STAS-like domain-containing protein yields the protein MEKVINVKSIIGTNFSCQDAVLLKKDILDGRNDNITLDFSGLGNVPTTFFYNLFSELLYINNRKYISDHIKVKNLANINDYYRVINGTTIAS from the coding sequence ATGGAAAAAGTAATTAATGTAAAGAGTATAATAGGAACTAATTTTTCGTGTCAGGATGCTGTTTTGCTTAAGAAGGACATTTTAGACGGTAGAAATGATAATATAACTTTGGATTTCTCTGGATTAGGAAATGTTCCCACAACATTTTTCTATAATTTGTTTTCCGAACTGTTATATATCAATAATAGAAAATATATATCAGATCACATCAAAGTTAAAAATTTAGCAAATATAAATGATTACTATAGAGTAATAAACGGAACTACCATAGCATCTTAA
- a CDS encoding glucose-6-phosphate isomerase yields MSECFNLELKNTKPYLMDSELENLKSTVAAAHKKVHEGTGAGNDFLGWVDLPVNYDKKEFQRIKKSADKIRNDSDVFVVIGIGGSYLGARAAIEMFSHSFSASVSKEKRKSPEIFFCGNNISSTYMADLLDAVEGKDISVNVISKSGTTTEPAIAFRIFKELLEKKYGKEEAKKRIFATTDAKKGALKTLADNEGYETFVVPDDVGGRYSVLTAVGLLPIAVAGVNIDEMMEGAAKAREVYSEPDLDKNEAYQYAAARNALYNKGKAIEMVVNFEPCLHYFGEWWKQLFGESEGKDNKGLFPAAGDFSTDLHSMGQYIQQGRRHIIETFINVVKPRREISIKKDAENLDGLNFVADKTMDFVNKQAFLGTVLAHHDGGIPVMVVNVPELTPYYFGYMVYFFEKACSISGYILGVNPFNQPGVEKYKKNMFALLGKPGYENMTEELKAKIK; encoded by the coding sequence ATGTCAGAGTGTTTTAATTTAGAATTAAAAAATACAAAACCTTATCTCATGGATTCAGAACTAGAAAATTTAAAATCTACGGTTGCAGCAGCCCACAAAAAAGTTCATGAAGGAACTGGTGCAGGAAATGACTTTTTAGGATGGGTAGATCTTCCCGTAAATTATGATAAAAAGGAATTCCAAAGAATAAAAAAATCAGCTGATAAAATAAGAAATGATTCAGATGTATTTGTTGTAATAGGTATAGGTGGATCATATTTAGGGGCAAGAGCAGCTATAGAAATGTTTTCACATTCATTTAGTGCAAGCGTTTCTAAAGAAAAAAGAAAGAGCCCTGAAATATTTTTCTGTGGAAACAATATAAGTTCAACTTATATGGCTGATTTACTTGATGCAGTAGAGGGCAAAGATATATCTGTAAATGTAATATCTAAGTCTGGAACTACAACTGAACCAGCAATAGCTTTTAGAATATTTAAAGAATTACTTGAAAAGAAATATGGAAAAGAGGAAGCTAAAAAAAGAATATTTGCTACAACAGATGCTAAAAAAGGTGCTTTAAAAACTTTAGCAGATAATGAAGGCTATGAAACTTTTGTAGTACCTGATGATGTAGGAGGAAGATATTCTGTTTTAACAGCAGTTGGACTTTTACCTATAGCAGTTGCAGGTGTAAATATAGATGAAATGATGGAAGGTGCTGCTAAAGCTAGAGAAGTGTATTCAGAACCTGATCTTGATAAAAATGAAGCATATCAGTATGCAGCAGCTAGAAATGCACTTTATAATAAGGGCAAAGCCATAGAAATGGTTGTAAATTTTGAACCTTGTCTTCATTATTTTGGAGAATGGTGGAAGCAATTATTTGGTGAAAGTGAAGGAAAAGATAATAAAGGATTATTCCCTGCAGCAGGAGATTTCTCAACTGATTTACATTCAATGGGACAATACATACAGCAGGGTAGAAGACATATAATTGAAACTTTCATAAATGTAGTAAAGCCTAGAAGAGAAATATCAATAAAGAAAGATGCTGAAAATCTTGATGGATTAAATTTCGTAGCAGATAAGACTATGGATTTTGTTAATAAACAGGCATTTTTGGGAACTGTTTTGGCACACCATGATGGCGGAATTCCAGTAATGGTTGTAAATGTTCCAGAACTTACTCCATATTACTTTGGATATATGGTTTATTTCTTTGAAAAGGCATGCAGCATAAGCGGATATATTTTAGGAGTTAATCCATTTAATCAACCAGGTGTTGAAAAATATAAGAAAAATATGTTTGCTTTACTTGGAAAACCTGGATATGAAAATATGACTGAAGAACTTAAAGCAAAGATAAAATAA